In Pseudomonas sp. p1(2021b), the genomic window TGTTGGCCGGTAGCAACCTGTACGCTGCCGAGAACGTCCTGCGTATCGGTATCGAGGCCGCCTACCCGCCATTTGCTTCGAAAAACGACAAGGGCGAAATCGTGGGCTTCGACTACGAGATCGGCAATGCCCTGTGCGCGCAGATGAAGGTCAAGTGTGTCTGGCACGAGGTCGAGTTCGACGGGCTGATCCCCTCGTTGAAGGTCAGGAAGATCGATGCGGCTTTGTCGTCGATGACCATCACCAAAGAGCGCAAGCAATCGGTGGACTTCACCCACAAGTACTACTTCACCTCATCGCGTCTGGTGATGAAGAAAGGGGCGGTGGTCGATGACCAATACCAGAGCCTCAAGGGCAAGACCATCGGCGTGCAGCGTGCCACCACCACCGACCGCTACGCCACCGAAGTGCTCGAGCCGATGGGGGTGAAGGTCAACCGCTACAGCAACAACGAAGAGATCTACATGGACCTGGCGTCCGGGCGTGTGGATGCCATTTTTGCCGATACCATTCCCCTGGAGGACTTCCTGTCAATGCCTCGTGGCGCCGATTTTGCCTTCGTAGGGCCGGAGCTGAAGGACCCCAAGTACGTCGGTGAAGGTGCCGGGATCGCAGTGCGCAAAGGCAACACCGAACTGGTGAGCCAGCTCAATAGCGCCATCGATGCCATCCGTGCCAATGGTGAATACCAGAAGATCCAGGCCAAGTACTTCAAGTCGGATATCTACGGCGACTGAAACAGGCCCGGCAATCGTCAATGAAGGCCTGACCGCTCAGGCCTTCAGCTCCTTCAGGTGCTTGTACACCGTCGCCCGTCCCATTCCCAGCACGTTGGCCACGTAGTTGGCCGCGCTCTTGCCCTTGAAGGCGCCCTCGGCATGCAGGGCCAGGACCAGCTCGCGCTTGTGATCGCGGGTCAGCAGGTTAAGGCTCAATTGACGTTGGCGCAGCCAGCCGTTGAGGAAGGTGTTGATGCGTTCCTGCCAGTCGTCGCGAAACAGCGCGTCGGGTTGGGGAATCAAGCGGCTGGGCGAAAGGAACAGGTCCAGCGCCGCCTTGGCGTTCTCGAACAGTGAGATATTCAGGTTGATGCACAGCATTGCCAGGGGCGTGCCTGCGGCATCGCGCAACACGGTGCTCAGCGAGCGGATCTTCTGCCCGTCCCAGTTGAGTTTTTCGTAAGGGCCGATGTTGGTTTCATCGGTGCCGTGTTCGAGCATGTCTTCCAGGGCCGCATCGTCGCCAATCTCGCGCTTGGACAGGTTGTTGGCGATGTAATCGATCTTCTGCGTGCGCAGGTCGTGCAGTACCACTTCGGCATGGGGGAAGAACAGCGTGGCGATGGCATCGGCGATGGCCCGGTAGTTGTCCAGGGCCGGGTCAGGGCGAGGGGATGGCATTGAGGCAGGCTCCAGGTTGTGTCAGCGCCCTGCGGCCAGGGCGCAGCGAGTGTGCCGCAATCGCGGCGGCGCGTCATCCCGACAGACGCGCCGGGGACAGCATGGCGGCCGTCAGGCCAAAGCCATGCAGGTGTTCTGGTAGCGCCTCGCCACGCACCAGAGCGGCGCTGGCCTGGCCCATGGCGGGTGAGGTCTGGATGCCGTAGCCGCCCTGGCCCGCGACCCAGAACAGCCCAGGTACCTGCGGGTCGAAGCCGGCGACCAGGTCGCCGTCGGCAACGAAACTGCGCAACCCGGCCCAGGTGCGGGTAGGGCGGCGGATGCGCAGGGTGGTGGCTTCCTCGATTTGATAGATGCCTAGGGCGATGTCGAGTTCTTCGGGCTGTACATCGTGCGGCTCCACCGGGTCGGCGTTGGCGGGAGAGCCAAGCAGCATGCCGGCATCCGGCTTCATGTAGAAGGACTCATCGAGGCTGACCAGCATCGGCCAGTGGTGGCAGTCGACGTCCTCGGGGGCGGCAAAGATGAAGGCAGCGCGGCGCTTGGGTTGCAGGCCGAGGGGGCGAGCGCCGGCCAACATCCCGATATGGTCCGCCCAGGCGCCCGCGGCGTTGATCAGCACTGGAGCGCTGAAACTGCCGTGGTTGGTATGCACCTGCCACAGCCCTTGGGCGTCACGCTCCATACGTTGCACCTCGCAATCGCTGCGCACCTCGCCCTGCTGCCGGCGAATGCCCCGCAGGTAGCCCTGGTGCAGGGCATCGGTGTCGATGTCGCTGGCGCTCGGGTCGTAGAGGGCGCCATGGACCCTGTCCCGACGCAGCACCGGCAGGCGGGCGCAGGCCTGGTCGGCATCGAGCAGCTCGAATTCGGGCACGCAGGCTTTGGCGCTGAGGTACTGGCGTTGCAGTTCGGTGGGGTCGCCGTTGAAGTCCACGGTCATCTCACCGCGCGGGGTGAGCAGTGGGTGCTCGGCGAAACCACTGGGCGGATGATCGAAAAAGGTGCGGCTGGC contains:
- a CDS encoding transcriptional regulator, which encodes MPSPRPDPALDNYRAIADAIATLFFPHAEVVLHDLRTQKIDYIANNLSKREIGDDAALEDMLEHGTDETNIGPYEKLNWDGQKIRSLSTVLRDAAGTPLAMLCINLNISLFENAKAALDLFLSPSRLIPQPDALFRDDWQERINTFLNGWLRQRQLSLNLLTRDHKRELVLALHAEGAFKGKSAANYVANVLGMGRATVYKHLKELKA
- a CDS encoding NAD(P)/FAD-dependent oxidoreductase, with product MQTADYIIVGAGIAGASTGYWLAAHGRVLVLERESQPGYHSTGRSAALYTAAYGTPQVRALTLASRTFFDHPPSGFAEHPLLTPRGEMTVDFNGDPTELQRQYLSAKACVPEFELLDADQACARLPVLRRDRVHGALYDPSASDIDTDALHQGYLRGIRRQQGEVRSDCEVQRMERDAQGLWQVHTNHGSFSAPVLINAAGAWADHIGMLAGARPLGLQPKRRAAFIFAAPEDVDCHHWPMLVSLDESFYMKPDAGMLLGSPANADPVEPHDVQPEELDIALGIYQIEEATTLRIRRPTRTWAGLRSFVADGDLVAGFDPQVPGLFWVAGQGGYGIQTSPAMGQASAALVRGEALPEHLHGFGLTAAMLSPARLSG
- a CDS encoding ABC transporter substrate-binding protein, whose translation is MRKLTLISGLALGLLAGSNLYAAENVLRIGIEAAYPPFASKNDKGEIVGFDYEIGNALCAQMKVKCVWHEVEFDGLIPSLKVRKIDAALSSMTITKERKQSVDFTHKYYFTSSRLVMKKGAVVDDQYQSLKGKTIGVQRATTTDRYATEVLEPMGVKVNRYSNNEEIYMDLASGRVDAIFADTIPLEDFLSMPRGADFAFVGPELKDPKYVGEGAGIAVRKGNTELVSQLNSAIDAIRANGEYQKIQAKYFKSDIYGD